One stretch of Prunus persica cultivar Lovell chromosome G1, Prunus_persica_NCBIv2, whole genome shotgun sequence DNA includes these proteins:
- the LOC18790260 gene encoding putative methylesterase 12, chloroplastic encodes MGNRFTCMSKKDTKDIGSRSKRVNRSQRKLLAEEEFLHRQALSMALHQHQLSQRFDGSMSRRIGSTSSRRLADPFANGKQVPESLENIKTKKFILVHGEGFGAWCWYKTIALLEEAGLLPVTFDLKGSGIDLTDTNSVATLAEYSKPLIEYLENLEEDEKVILVGHSNGGACVSYALEHFSQKISKAIFICATMVSDGQRPFDVFAEELGSAEQFMQGSKFLIHGNGKDKPPTGFMFEKEQMKGLYFNQSPAKDVALAMVSMRPIPLGPIMEKLSLSPKNYGTSRRFFIQTLDDRALSPDVQEKLVRENPPEGVFKIKGSDHCPFFSKPQSLHKMLVEIAQIP; translated from the exons ATGGGTAATCGATTTACTTGCATGTCAAAGAAGGATACTAAAGATATTGGATCCAGAAGCAAGAGAGTAAATCGCTCACAGAGGAAACTGCTGGCTGAGGAAGAGTTCTTGCACAGGCAAGCTCTGTCTATGGCTCTTCATCAGCACCAATTGTCTCAGAGGTTTGACGGATCCATGTCTAGAAGAATTGGGTCCACAAGCTCTAGGAGACTCGCTGATCCATTCGCTAATGGGAAGCAG gTACCAGAATCTTTGGagaatattaaaacaaaaaaatttattctggTACATGGAGAAGGGTTTGGAGCATGGTGTTGGTACAAAACAATTGCTCTACTAGAGGAAGCAGGATTGCTTCCGGTTACCTTTGATCTCAAGGGTTCTGGTATTGATCTTACAGATACTAACTCTGTTGCTACGCTGGCAGAATATTCAAAACCATTGATTGAATATCTAGAAAATCTTGAAGAGGATGAAAAG GTTATCTTGGTTGGTCACAGTAATGGAGGTGCCTGTGTTTCTTATGCACTAGAGCACTTTTCGcagaaaatttcaaaagcaATTTTCATCTGTGCTACTATGGTGTCTGATGGCCAGAGACCGTTTGATGTGTTCGCTGAAGAG CTTGGTTCTGCAGAACAATTTATGCAAGGGTCAAAGTTTTTGATTCATGGGAATGGAAAAGACAAGCCTCCTACAGGATTCATGTTTGAGAAAGAGCAGATGAAAGGGTTATATTTCAATCAATCTCCTGCAAAG GATGTTGCTCTGGCCATGGTTTCCATGAGACCTATCCCACTAGGCCCAATCATGGAAAAACTGTCATTGTCACCCAAAAACTATGGAACTAGCCGGCGGTTCTTCATTCAAACATTAGATGATCGGGCACTTTCCCCAGATGTCCAAGAAAAGCTAGTGAGGGAAAACCCCCCAGAGGGAGTGTTCAAGATAAAAGGCAGTGACCACTGCCCATTCTTCTCAAAGCCACAATCACTGCACAAAATGTTGGTGGAAATTGCTCAGATTCCATAG